A genome region from Penicillium psychrofluorescens genome assembly, chromosome: 3 includes the following:
- a CDS encoding uncharacterized protein (ID:PFLUO_004269-T1.cds;~source:funannotate): MRSTSTLTIFLAYLSVFVTAWSDFDYDSDLFSRSLSTLDDRPPDCPPCFNCQLDAFNCTHFAQCNTFNGKCSCPPGFGGDDCSTPVCGSLADGDNRPVRKTKSCSCKDGWEGINCNVCATDSACDAMMPEGQGGTCYKQGVTIKENYQMCDVTNRKIIDQLDGRKPQVTFSCEAEDKTCNFQFWVGQKESFYCGLDTCEWDMTSDYTSNKTHYKCENAACKCIPGRFLCGENGSINLDDFLDQTIKGPASFSTDSTADTTKSIFSEPEMDKLISAVFGDPAIYLACNAGECLYKTDVPGYERPIKKINTPLIAGVIAGCALFVVAVILIVWYLSRRAARRGYVRLSLSDDSDDETAKLLAEHRPAALYWDNVSYYLNGKEILSGVQGASTPGQITAIMGASGAGKTTFLDILARKNKRGAVAGEFYVNGEKMSDHDFKNMIGFVDQEDTMLPTLTVHETILTSALLRLPRDMSQMAKEQRVLEVEKQLGIYHIKDQLIGSEEGKGRGISGGEKRRVGIACELVTSPSILFLDEPTSGLDAYNAFNVVECLVTLAKTYNRTVIFTIHQPRSNIVALFDRLVLLAQGRTVYSGPFSTCQQYFDHVGYSCPAGFNIADYLVDLTMHASNARSYTDEIESPGNGRSRLTKTASSSLRAVKSVASASNASIEEFSSGTTEPTRRPKNKRRVSLKQQQDRQLYSRRKDNEPTPSTPKTDEEDAALDVAENTQQWLRLSRQQGNVPPQILDDPDQLPPPAPGQTDLDILVAGYADSYVCRSVHDEIVNAVQSAQAANGSANSDLMSGSSQPKSYARVGLMRQFIILSQRTWRNLYRNPMLMLTHYAISILLAVLSGYLFYGLTDDIKGFQNRLGLFFFILALFGFSTLTSLTVFSTERLLFVRERANGYYHPVTYFAAKVVFDVVPLRLIPPIIMGMIVYPMTGLIPAWPEFFRFLLVLVLFNLAAANICLFIGIVFRDGGVANLIGSLVMLFSLLFAGLLLNHDAIPSSALWLQTLSIFHYGFEALIVNEVTFLTLIDHKYGLDIEVPGASILSAFGFDTLALWGDVIGLAVISGAFVLIAYAAMHFLLVEKR; encoded by the exons ATGCGATCGACATCGACACTCACGATCTTCCTGGCTTACTTGTCGGTATTTGTGACAGCATGGAGTGACTTCGACTACGACTCGGATCTCTTCTCTCGATCCCTGTCGACCCTCGACGACCGACCACCGGATTGCCCTCCTTGTTTCAACTGCCAACTTGACGCCTTTAACTGTACTCACTTTGCCCAATGCAACACCTTCAATGGGAAATGCTCCTGCCCGCCAGGATTCGGGGGAGATGACTGCTCGACGCCCGTCTGCGGCTCGCTGGCCGACGGCGATAACCGCCCGGTGCGGAAGACCAAGTCCTGCAGTTGCAAGGATGGCTGGGAAGGTATCAACTGTAATGTCTGCGCCACGGATAGCGCCTGCGATGCGATGATGCCGGAAGGCCAGGGCGGCACATGTTATAAACAAGGGGTCACCATCAAGGAGAACTACCAGATGTGCGATGTGACCAACCGCAAGATCATCGACCAGCTGGATGGTCGGAAACCTCAAGTGACATTCTCCTGCGAAGCTGAAGACAAGACCTGCAACTTTCAGTTCTGGGTCGGCCAGAAAGAGTCGTTCTACTGTGGCCTGGATACTTGCGAATGGGACATGACGAGCGATTATACCAGCAACAAGACACACTACAAGTGTGAGAATGCTGCGTGCAAGTGTATCCCCGGCCGTTTTCTCTGCGGCGAGAACGGCTCCATCAATCTGGATGACTTCCTGGACCAGACCATCAAAGGCCCAGCCAGTTTTTCAACAGACTCGACCGCAGATACTACCAAAAGTATTTTCTCGGAGCCGGAGATGGACAAGCTGATTAGTGCTGTTTTTGGAGATCCGGCCATCTATCTGGCCTGCAATGCGGGAGAATGCTTGTACAAGACCGACGTCCCCGGCTACGAGCGGCccatcaagaagatcaacaCGCCATTGATCGCTGGAGTGATTGCGGGATGTGCGCTTTTCGTCGTTGCTGTCATCCTGATTGTTTGGTATCTGTCCCGTCGTGCGGCGCGCCGTGGCTACGTTCGTCTGTCTCTTTCGGATGATTCAGATGATGAAACCGCCAAACTGCTTGCTGAGCATCGACCGGCGGCTTTATACTGGGATAATGTCTCTTACTACTTGAATGGTAAAGAGATTCTCTCGGGTGTTCAAGGTGCCTCTACGCCAGGTCAGATCACAGCCATAATGGGAGCGTCCGGCGCTGGGAAAACGACTTTCCTGGATATACTGGCACGAAAGAACAAGCGAGGTGCCGTTGCAGGTGAATTCTACGTCAATGGCGAGAAGATGAGTGACCATGATTTCAAGAATATGATCGGATTTGTCGATCAGGAGGACACCATGCTGCCCACCCTGACGGTTCACGAAACGATCTTGACCAGTGCTTTGCTGAGACTCCCTCGAGACATGAGTCAGATGGCCAAGGAACAACGAGTCttggaggtcgagaagcAACTTGGCATCTATCACATCAAGGACCAATTGATTGGGTCAGAAGAGGGCAAGGGTCGTGGCATCTCGGGCGGAGAGAAGCGCCGGGTGGGCATTGCTTGTGAGCTAGTCACCAGCCCTAGTATCCTTTTCTTGGATGAACCAACCAGTGGACTG GACGCCTACAATGCTTTCAACGTGGTCGAATGTCTAGTGACATTGGCCAAGACGTATAACCGCACGGTCATCTTTACCATTCACCAGCCCCGATCCAACATCGTTGCACTCTTTGACCGGCTTGTGCTTCTCGCCCAGGGCCGTACTGTATACTCTGGACCGTTCTCAACGTGCCAGCAGTACTTCGATCACGTTGGGTACTCGTGCCCGGCGGGTTTCAACATTGCCGATTACCTGGTCGACCTTACTATGCACGCCAGTAACGCGCGTTCATATACGGATGAAATAGAATCACCCGGGAATGGGCGCTCCCGTTTGACAAAGACAGCTTCGAGCAGCCTGAGGGCTGTCAAATCCGTTGCCAGTGCATCCAATGCCAGCATCGAAGAATTTTCTAGTGGCACGACAGAGCCCACCCGAAGACCCAAGAACAAACGGCGTGTATCCTTGAAACAGCAACAAGATCGTCAACTCTACTCGCGCAGGAAAGACAATGAGCCAACCCCCTCTACTCCCAAGacagatgaggaagatgCCGCGCTGGACGTGGCTGAAAATACCCAGCAATGGTTGCGTCTTTCTCGTCAACAGGGCAACGTCCCGCCTCAGATCCTTGACGATCCGGATCAGCTACCTCCCCCAGCACCCGGCCAAACGGACCTGGACATTTTGGTGGCTGGTTATGCGGACTCTTACGTGTGTCGCTCGGTCCATGATGAGATTGTGAATGCGGTGCAAAGCGCCCAGGCTGCAAATGGCTCAGCGAACTCGGATCTGATGTCTGGGTCATCCCAGCCGAAGAGCTATGCTCGTGTCGGGTTGATGCGACAGTTCATCATTTTGTCCCAGCGTACATGGCGCAACCTCTACCGCAACCCGATGCTGATGCTCACCCACTACGCCATTTCGATCCTGCTGGCCGTTCTCTCCGGCTACCTCTTCTACGGTTTGACCGACGACATCAAGGGTTTCCAGAACCGCCTcggtcttttcttcttcatcctggCCTTGTTCGGGTTCAGTACTCTGACCAGTCTCACGGTGTTTTCCACGGAGCGGCTCTTGTTCGTCCGCGAACGTGCCAATGGCTACTATCATCCGGTCACGTACTTTGCAGCCAAGGTCGTGTTTGACGTGGTGCCGCTGAGACTGATCCCTCCCATCATCATGGGAATGATTGTGTATCCGATGACCGGCCTGATTCCCGCATGGCCCGAGTTCTTCCGGTTCCTGCTGGTCCTGGTCCTGTTTAATCTGGCTGCCGCCAACATCTGCCTGTTCATTGGCATTGTCTTCCGGGACGGCGGCGTGGCCAACCTAATCGGCAGCCTGGTGATGCTCTTCAGCTTGCTTTTCGCTGGGCTACTGCTGAACCACGATGCCATCCCCAGCTCCGCTTTGTGGCTACAGACG CTGTCCATCTTCCACTATGGTTTCGAGGCCCTGATCGTCAACGAGGTGACCTTCCTCACTCTGATCGACCACAAGTACGGGCTGGACATCGAAGTCCCCGGGGCGTCGATCCTCAGTGCCTTTGGCTTCGACACCTTGGCGTTGTGGGGTGATGTCATCGGCCTCGCAGTGATCTCTGGGGCGTTCGTTCTCATTGCATACGCTGCCATGCATTTCCT
- a CDS encoding uncharacterized protein (ID:PFLUO_004268-T1.cds;~source:funannotate), giving the protein MVKIEAFAVEQVLDCPQWMDKYETIAKYNTAETCCASLSVDDLRELSEDKDSNPLARLQSAKLTYGAIRGSDELRGTLANLYSVKTPTPLPKDNILITAGAIQANFMLLYTLVGPGDHVICHYPTYQQLYSVPTSLGAEVSLWKTDASNGWQLDLKELEKLIRPNTKLIIINNPQNPTGAIVPHSTLEELVDLAREKSITLFADEVYRPLFHNITPMDKEFPPSLLSLGYERTVVTGSVSKAYSLAGLRVGWIASRDPSIIEACASARDYTTISVGQIDDAVASYALAPTCIHNLLRRNIDLARKNLALLETFIESHRWACEWVKPRAGTTAFVRFTKMGKPVDDVAFCEMLLDRTGVMFVPGSACFGGGEEFPGYVRIGYVPETEVLEQGLEALKAFMEDGYEDVPVKKKKT; this is encoded by the exons ATGGTCAAGATCGAGGCCTTTGCGGTCGAACAG GTTCTTGACTGCCCGCAGTGGATGGACAAGTATGAGACCATCGCGAAGTACAACACCGCCGAGACCTGCTGcgcctctctctccgtgGATGACCTCCGCGAACTATCCGAAGACAAGGATTCTAACCCCTTGGCTCGTCTGCAATCCGCTAAACTCACCTACGGTGCTATTCGTGGATCTGATGAACTGCGCGGCACCCTGGCCAACCTGTACTCGGTCAAAACGCCAACGCCTTTGCCCAAGGATAATATCCTGATCACGGCTGGGGCCATCCAGGCCAATTTCATGCTGCTCTATACCTTGGTCGGCCCGGGAGACCACGTCATCTGCCACTACCCCACGTACCAGCAGCTCTACTCGGTGCCCACGTCGCTGGGCGCGGAGGTGAGCCTGTGGAAGACAGATGCGAGCAATGGGTGGCAGCTGGATCTCAAAGAATTAGAAAAGCTGATTCGTCCCAACACGAAactgatcatcatcaa CAACCCACAGAATCCGACTGGAGCCATCGTTCCTCACAGCACCCTCGAGGAGCTAGTGGACCTGGCGCGCGAGAAGTCTATCACCCTCTTTGCCGACGAGGTCTACAGACCGCTCTTCCACAACATCACTCCCATGGACAAGGAGTtccctccatctctcttGTCGCTTGGCTACGAGCGCACCGTGGTCACCGGATCCGTTTCCAAAGCGTACAGCCTGGCCGGTTTGCGGGTTGGCTGGATCGCCTCGCGCGATCCCTCGATCATCGAAGCCTGCGCCTCCGCCCGCGACTACACCACCATCTCAGTCGGCCAGATTGACGACGCAGTGGCTAGCTATGCGCTCGCGCCGACATGCATCCACAATCTTCTGCGCAGGAATATTGATCTGGCCCGGAAGAACCTGGCTCTCTTGGAGACGTTTATCGAGTCCCACCGGTGGGCGTGTGAATGGGTCAAGCCACGGGCGGGGACGACTGCGTTTGTCCGCTTCACGAAGATGGGCAAGCccgtggatgatgtcgcttTCTGTGAGATGCTACTGGACCGCACCGGGGTGATGTTCGTGCCGGGCAGCGCCTGTTTTGGCGGTGGCGAGGAATTCCCGGGCTACGTGCGCATTGGGTATGTGCCTGAGACGGAGGTGTTGGAGCAAGGCCTGGAGGCTTTGAAGGCGTTTATGGAGGATGGGTATGAAGATGTgccggtgaagaagaagaagacgtAA